The segment ATCTCCAATCATTTCCAAAGCAGAAGCGGCATAAGATCGATCACCACCTACTTCGTAATTCCTTAATACTTCTATTAATATTGGTATGCCTTGTGGGTCCCTCGTTTGTCCTAAATCATAAATTGCCTGTCCTAACCATAATGCTTTGGTTTTCATCCCTTCCTTTATCTCTTTAATAATTTTAGGAGCGGCGAGAATATCTACTTTGTCTTCTATTAACCATAAGCTGAACTCTACCTTTTTTTCTACTTCTTCTGTTGATAATCCTTCTCTTTTATATTCTTCTCTCAATTTTTCTCTTATTTCTGCTCGTCTTTTTTCTAATGCCTTTTGTCTATCTACTATTTTACTTTCATTTTTTTCTTGTTTCTTTTGAGTTATTTCT is part of the bacterium genome and harbors:
- a CDS encoding HEAT repeat domain-containing protein, coding for EITQKKQEKNESKIVDRQKALEKRRAEIREKLREEYKREGLSTEEVEKKVEFSLWLIEDKVDILAAPKIIKEIKEGMKTKALWLGQAIYDLGQTRDPQGIPILIEVLRNYEVGGDRSYAASALEMIGDKSAIPALIEALEDRDVLVRAKVARVLAEMGEKTKSLPVLISLAKGENMDKWSIDLWGYGDFTEENLKKNIEKAKKGIRYEALRGLEKIGNDKAISVIKELSKDEDKNIQYIANRILKRLGIEGSQK